One Mus musculus strain C57BL/6J chromosome X, GRCm38.p6 C57BL/6J DNA window includes the following coding sequences:
- the Btbd35f18 gene encoding germ cell-less homolog 1 family member yields MGLLVSRVLRCRDSSLLEPQPEAIAGASYIPGSRKRKRNSLEELATSSNVHGPQNQGMYPHQVLNYIYWKRVKISSNDAYQNLFLDGHDSDIKIRALGKTWCLHKVFLCQSGYFANILKGTWRESHHGVINLIIKNEDIDTRSLHFVFGALYTDADLSITPLEVPQVLAAACLLRVDQVIQQCEGIMKETINRNTVCSYYLAAETYRLKAVKTRCFEWLLCNLMVHPSVALYKEVDLKLMYLLALSSDLLVMQKEIDVYTTLKIWMFLYLNPCWNGTMKQLLQHANNWLSTHMAYVDNISFLESEEGLIFQPVFKKLRFQHIICDLTSTTILEQDRLIPMAWLSPIYKQQWLTLLRTQEYGVIGPQVINEQELEECTMRCGTMIPKDGRYTWKWSVGRLGFPLRVTFTRQCVILRQRCQRCDGSACHNHIRNVIFRITLVCFDSNKRVTFRKTTGYKILTFEYKEEQIVMKLDSDVLTFPMCIFCNFLFVNLGNAENK; encoded by the coding sequence ATGGGGCTTTTAGTCAGCAGGGTCTTGAGATGCAGGGATTCCAGTCTGTTAGAGCCACAGCCAGAAGCCATAGCCGGAGCCAGCTACATTCCTGGCAGTCGCAAGCGAAAAAGAaacagtttggaggagttggcaaCAAGTTCTAATGTTCATGGACCTCAAAACCAGGGAATGTATCCACATCAAGTTCTCAACTACATCTACTGGAAAAGGGTTAAGATCTCATCTAATGATGCttatcaaaacttatttttggACGGGCATGATAGCGACATTAAAATCCGTGCTCTGGGAAAAACATGGTGTTTacacaaagtatttttatgtcagtCAGGCTACTTTGCTAACATTCTCAAAGGTACTTGGAGAGAATCACACCATGGTGTTATAAATCTGatcattaagaatgaggatattgATACCCGATCTCTGCATTTTGTGTTTGGTGCTTTGTACACGGATGCGGATTTGTCAATAACACCTCTGGAAGTTCCTCAAGTTTTGGCAGCAGCATGCCTGCTTCGGGTGGATCAAGTAATTCAGCAGTGTGAAGGAATCATGAAAGAAACTATCAACAGGAACACTGTGTGCTCCTATTATTTGGCAGCAGAAACCTATAGATTAAAAGCTGTAAAGACGAGATGCTTTGAATGGCTTCTTTGCAATTTGATGGTACATCCAAGTGTGGCACTTTACAAGGAAGTAGACTTGAAGTTGATGTATCTTCTAGCACTGTCTTCTGACTTACTAGTCATGCAAAAGGAGATTGATGTATATACCACACTAAAAATATGGATGTTCCTTTATCTTAATCCATGCTGGAACGGAACCATGAAACAGCTTTTACAACACGCAAACAACTGGCTTTCCACCCACATGGCATATGTTGATAACATCAGTTTTCTTGAAAGTGAAGAAGGACTAATATTTCAACCAGTGTTTAAAAAGCTGAGATTTCAGCACATTATCTGTGACTTGACTTCCACAACTATTCTTGAACAAGATCGACTAATACCTATGGCATGGTTGTCACCCATTTACAAACAACAGTGGTTGACTTTGCTGCGAACACAAGAATATGGGGTAATTGGACCACAAGTTATCAATGAACAAGAACTTGAAGAATGCACCATGAGGTGTGGTACAATGATCCCCAAGGATGGAAGATATACTTGGAAGTGGTCAGTTGGACGACTTGGCTTTCCTTTACGTGTGACCTTTACCAGGCAGTGTGTAATTTTAAGGCAACGGTGTCAGAGGTGTGATGGTTCTGCTTGCCACAACCATATCCGAAATGTCATATTCAGAATAACTTTGGTGTGTTTTGATTCCAACAAAAGAGTAACTTTCAGAAAGACAACAGGTTATAAAATCCTCACCTTTGAATATAAGGAGGAGCAAATTGTAATGAAATTGGATAGTGATGTTCTAACCTTCCCTATGTGTATATTCTGCAATTTCCTTTTTGTAAACCtaggaaatgcagaaaacaagtaa